In Geotrypetes seraphini chromosome 4, aGeoSer1.1, whole genome shotgun sequence, a single window of DNA contains:
- the GFOD2 gene encoding glucose-fructose oxidoreductase domain-containing protein 2 isoform X2, protein MPVFLRRSFDLATSSTAQPTPAALLLSSIGKNVICEKAATSVDAFRMVTAARYYPKLMSIVGNALRFLPAFVKMKQLIEEQYIGNVLICDVRVYWGSLLSNKYNWICDELMGGGGLHTMGTYIIDLLTHLTSRKAEKVHGLLKTFVKQNAAISGIRHVTSDDFCFFQMLMTGGVCSTVTLNFNMPGAFIHEVMIVGSAGRLIARGTSLYGQKNTAVQEELLLADSLTISTVSLLEKDFKDIPLLYLKGMVYMVQALRQSFQDQDDRRTWDHKPVAMAASFEDGLYMQSVVDAIKKSNRSGEWEVVDIMSEEPDANQNLCEALQRNNL, encoded by the coding sequence GTATTGGGAAGAATGTGATCTGTGAAAAAGCTGCTACTTCAGTGGATGCCTTCCGAATGGTTACAGCAGCTCGCTATTACCCTAAGCTCATGAGCATTGTTGGGAATGCCCTCCGTTTCTTACCGGCTTTTGTCAAAATGAAGCAGTTGATTGAAGAGCAGTACATTGGTAATGTGTTGATCTGCGATGTTCGGGTTTATTGGGGGAGCCTGCTCAGCAACAAATACAATTGGATCTGTGATGAGCTAATGGGTGGAGGTGGGCTTCATACTATGGGCACTTACATTATAGATCTTTTGACTCATCTAACTAGTAGAAAAGCTGAGAAGGTCCATGGCTTGCTTAAAACATTTGTGAAGCAGAATGCAGCAATAAGTGGAATCCGGCATGTCACAAGTGATGACTTTTGCTTCTTCCAAATGCTGATGACAGGAGGCGTTTGTAGCACTGTGACTCTCAATTTTAACATGCCAGGTGCTTTTATTCATGAAGTTATGATTGTAGGTTCTGCGGGGCGCCTCATAGCACGTGGAACCAGCTTGTATGGACAGAAAAATACAGCTGTACAAGAGGAACTCTTGCTTGCTGATTCTTTAACCATTAGCACTGTGAGTctactggagaaggattttaaagACATTCCACTGCTTTACCTTAAAGGCATGGTATACATGGTCCAGGCATTGCGGCAGTCCTTCCAGGATCAAGATGACCGTCGAACTTGGGATCACAAACCAGTTGCCATGGCAGCTTCCTTTGAAGATGGTCTCTATATGCAAAGTGTGGTGGATGCTATTAAAAAATCCAATAGGTCTGGTGAATGGGAGGTCGTGGATATCATGAGTGAAGAGCCAGATGCCAACCAAAATCTCTGTGAGGCACTGCAACGAAATAACCTATAA
- the GFOD2 gene encoding glucose-fructose oxidoreductase domain-containing protein 2 isoform X3 — translation MVTAARYYPKLMSIVGNALRFLPAFVKMKQLIEEQYIGNVLICDVRVYWGSLLSNKYNWICDELMGGGGLHTMGTYIIDLLTHLTSRKAEKVHGLLKTFVKQNAAISGIRHVTSDDFCFFQMLMTGGVCSTVTLNFNMPGAFIHEVMIVGSAGRLIARGTSLYGQKNTAVQEELLLADSLTISTVSLLEKDFKDIPLLYLKGMVYMVQALRQSFQDQDDRRTWDHKPVAMAASFEDGLYMQSVVDAIKKSNRSGEWEVVDIMSEEPDANQNLCEALQRNNL, via the coding sequence ATGGTTACAGCAGCTCGCTATTACCCTAAGCTCATGAGCATTGTTGGGAATGCCCTCCGTTTCTTACCGGCTTTTGTCAAAATGAAGCAGTTGATTGAAGAGCAGTACATTGGTAATGTGTTGATCTGCGATGTTCGGGTTTATTGGGGGAGCCTGCTCAGCAACAAATACAATTGGATCTGTGATGAGCTAATGGGTGGAGGTGGGCTTCATACTATGGGCACTTACATTATAGATCTTTTGACTCATCTAACTAGTAGAAAAGCTGAGAAGGTCCATGGCTTGCTTAAAACATTTGTGAAGCAGAATGCAGCAATAAGTGGAATCCGGCATGTCACAAGTGATGACTTTTGCTTCTTCCAAATGCTGATGACAGGAGGCGTTTGTAGCACTGTGACTCTCAATTTTAACATGCCAGGTGCTTTTATTCATGAAGTTATGATTGTAGGTTCTGCGGGGCGCCTCATAGCACGTGGAACCAGCTTGTATGGACAGAAAAATACAGCTGTACAAGAGGAACTCTTGCTTGCTGATTCTTTAACCATTAGCACTGTGAGTctactggagaaggattttaaagACATTCCACTGCTTTACCTTAAAGGCATGGTATACATGGTCCAGGCATTGCGGCAGTCCTTCCAGGATCAAGATGACCGTCGAACTTGGGATCACAAACCAGTTGCCATGGCAGCTTCCTTTGAAGATGGTCTCTATATGCAAAGTGTGGTGGATGCTATTAAAAAATCCAATAGGTCTGGTGAATGGGAGGTCGTGGATATCATGAGTGAAGAGCCAGATGCCAACCAAAATCTCTGTGAGGCACTGCAACGAAATAACCTATAA